A DNA window from Drosophila pseudoobscura strain MV-25-SWS-2005 chromosome 2, UCI_Dpse_MV25, whole genome shotgun sequence contains the following coding sequences:
- the Burs gene encoding bursicon → MLRHLLRHENNKVFVLILLYCVLVSILKLCTAQADNAVAPPENDITHLGDDCQVTPVIHVLQYPGCVPKPIPSFACVGRCASYIQVSGSKIWQMERSCMCCQESGEREAAVSLFCPKVKPGERKFKKVLTKAPLECMCRPCTSIEESGIIPQEIAGYSDEGPLNNHFRRIALQ, encoded by the exons ATGTTGCGCCACTTGCTACGCCACGAGAACAACAAAGTGTTTGTCCTGATTCTACTGTACTGCGTCCTGGTCAGCATACTGAAGCTGTGCACCGCTCAGGCTGACAACGCCGTGGCCCCACCGGAAAATG ACATCACGCATCTCGGCGATGACTGCCAGGTGACGCCAGTAATACATGTGCTCCAGTATCCTGGCTGCGTTCCAAAGCCGATTCCATCATTCGCCTGTGTGGGTCGCTGCGCCAGTTACATCCAG GTATCGGGAAGCAAAATCTGGCAGATGGAGCGTTCCTGCATGTGCTGCCAGGAATCTGGCGAGCGCGAGGCAGCAGTCTCGCTCTTCTGTCCCAAGGTGAAGCCGGGCGAGCGGAAATTCAAGAAGGTGCTGACCAAGGCGCCATTGGAGTGCATGTGCCGTCCGTGCACCTCCATCGAGGAGTCTGGCATTATACCGCAAGAGATAGCCGGCTATTCGGACGAGGGTCCCCTCAACAATCATTTCCGACGCATTGCACTGCAGTAG